One genomic region from Thermoleptolyngbya sichuanensis A183 encodes:
- a CDS encoding NAD(P)H-quinone oxidoreductase subunit F, whose translation MVQFLIETSWWVPGYGLLGALLTLPWSAGAVRRTGPRPAAYFNILMTLLALVHCALLLWAVWDMPPQYEPLPWLSVLDLDITLSLELSRISVGAALIITALSLIAQVFALGYLEKDWALARFYALMGFFEGAMSGLVLSNSLFLSYALLEMLTLSTYLLVGFWYAQPLVVTAARDAFLTKRVGDVLLLMGVVAVGLLAGDLDFPYLEAWAETANLSPLVANLVGLALIAGPVGKCAQFPLNLWLDEAMEGPNPASILRNSVVVACGAYVLIRMQPIVALSPVALTTLMVLGTVTAVGASLVAIAQIDIKRALSHTTSAYLGLVFLAVGLQQHDTALLLLLTHGIAKALLFMCTGSVILTTSTQDLREMGALGSRMPATASAFIIGALGSVGLVPMGCFWAMYQWALPVWRSSPGLLAVLLIVNGLTAFGLTRVFGLVFCGEVKPKTRRAPEAPWPIAVPMVSVAIATLLVPVMLHNWGLLPDWRDVNLAIAGALFASSITGCGLGVFFYMGSRPLPQPGGLGWKSLQDFLAHDFRIEQLYKLTVVFAVAQGSRLTAWFDRYVVDGMVNLLGVASLIGGESLKYTVSGRARHYLLTVFIGVILGIAWLGWMF comes from the coding sequence ATGGTTCAGTTTCTAATTGAAACCAGTTGGTGGGTACCAGGCTATGGGCTGTTGGGGGCGCTGTTGACGTTGCCCTGGTCTGCGGGGGCGGTGCGGCGAACGGGTCCCCGGCCAGCGGCCTATTTCAATATTTTGATGACGCTGCTGGCCCTGGTTCACTGTGCGCTGCTGCTGTGGGCCGTTTGGGATATGCCGCCCCAGTATGAGCCGCTACCCTGGCTGTCGGTGCTAGATCTGGACATTACCCTATCGCTAGAGTTATCCCGAATCAGCGTTGGCGCAGCACTGATTATTACGGCCTTGAGCCTGATTGCCCAAGTGTTTGCCCTGGGATACCTAGAGAAAGACTGGGCGCTGGCCCGCTTCTACGCGCTAATGGGCTTTTTTGAGGGAGCCATGAGCGGACTGGTGCTAAGTAACTCGCTGTTCCTCAGCTATGCCCTGCTGGAGATGCTGACGCTTTCGACCTATCTGCTGGTGGGATTTTGGTATGCCCAACCGCTGGTGGTCACGGCGGCTCGTGATGCCTTTCTGACCAAGCGCGTGGGCGATGTGCTGCTGCTGATGGGCGTGGTTGCGGTGGGTCTACTGGCGGGTGATTTAGATTTTCCCTATCTAGAAGCCTGGGCTGAAACAGCGAATTTGTCGCCGCTGGTGGCAAATTTGGTGGGTCTGGCCCTGATCGCGGGCCCGGTCGGCAAGTGTGCCCAGTTTCCTTTGAACCTGTGGCTGGATGAGGCAATGGAGGGGCCAAACCCGGCTTCGATCCTGCGGAACTCGGTGGTGGTGGCCTGCGGAGCCTACGTGCTGATTCGGATGCAGCCGATCGTGGCGCTGTCGCCTGTGGCGCTGACGACCCTGATGGTGCTGGGGACGGTGACGGCGGTTGGGGCTTCGCTGGTGGCGATCGCCCAAATCGACATCAAACGCGCCCTTTCCCACACCACGAGCGCTTACCTGGGTCTGGTGTTTTTGGCCGTAGGGCTACAGCAGCATGACACTGCACTTCTGCTGCTGCTAACCCACGGAATTGCCAAAGCACTGCTGTTTATGTGCACTGGCTCAGTGATTCTGACCACCAGCACTCAAGATCTGCGAGAAATGGGGGCCCTGGGGTCGCGGATGCCTGCAACCGCTAGCGCTTTTATTATCGGGGCGCTAGGGTCTGTGGGATTGGTGCCGATGGGCTGCTTTTGGGCGATGTATCAGTGGGCGCTGCCGGTGTGGCGGTCTTCGCCAGGTTTGCTGGCGGTGCTGCTGATCGTCAATGGACTGACGGCTTTTGGGCTAACGAGAGTGTTTGGTTTGGTCTTTTGTGGTGAGGTAAAGCCTAAAACGCGACGCGCTCCTGAAGCACCCTGGCCGATTGCAGTGCCGATGGTATCGGTGGCGATCGCCACGCTGCTTGTGCCCGTCATGCTCCACAACTGGGGACTGCTGCCCGACTGGAGAGACGTGAATCTGGCGATCGCCGGGGCGCTATTTGCCTCCAGCATCACAGGTTGTGGGCTGGGTGTTTTCTTTTACATGGGATCTCGCCCCCTGCCGCAGCCAGGAGGACTGGGCTGGAAATCGCTCCAGGATTTCCTGGCCCACGATTTTCGGATTGAGCAGCTTTACAAGCTGACGGTCGTGTTTGCTGTGGCTCAGGGGTCGCGGCTCACGGCCTGGTTTGACCGATACGTGGTAGACGGCATGGTGAATCTCCTTGGCGTTGCCTCGCTGATTGGTGGCGAGAGCCTGAAATACACCGTCTCAGGACGCGCCAGACACTACCTGCTGACCGTGTTTATCGGAGTCATTTTGGGCATCGCCTGGCTGGGCTGGATGTTTTAA
- a CDS encoding CO2 hydration protein: protein MLTAPPPAAHPLAYIVDRIESGGALLPDTPENVVEVVGILKSYGVVLDAYWRNLIYISEHQFLVLFPFFKYFNGEITTAKLLRHWWHDRINYEFAEYCMKGMFWHGGGGLDAFLDTPEFVNLAKTAIRAKVKSNPLMSGLNQIFPDFLVEQVRQLCYYSGLGQFWRVMSPMFLTLSDRYDRGEIQTIADVVAHVKQGLVDAAALPITYAVNIDGKSYDLLPASAGLTFLPDTALPYVEAVFLRSFPFFGTVSYNAQAHQISANQADFNYGALFADPLPIGGGGIPPTLLMQDMRHFLPDYLHKIYQQGLRGEDDLRVKICLSFQKSMFCVTTAAILGTLPHPLDTTDLAQQQSNRAYLEAWVERLSPSRLPRVQEYFSLD from the coding sequence ATGCTAACCGCACCTCCTCCCGCCGCCCATCCCCTCGCCTACATCGTGGACCGGATTGAATCTGGCGGTGCGCTGCTGCCCGACACCCCGGAAAACGTCGTGGAAGTGGTGGGCATTCTCAAGAGCTATGGCGTGGTGCTGGATGCCTACTGGCGCAACCTGATTTACATTTCAGAGCATCAGTTTTTGGTGCTGTTTCCGTTTTTCAAATATTTCAACGGCGAAATCACAACAGCCAAGCTGCTGCGCCACTGGTGGCACGACCGGATTAACTACGAATTTGCCGAATATTGCATGAAAGGCATGTTCTGGCACGGTGGCGGCGGGCTGGATGCATTTCTCGACACGCCGGAGTTTGTGAACCTGGCGAAAACGGCGATTCGCGCCAAGGTCAAGTCCAATCCGTTGATGAGCGGCCTCAATCAGATATTTCCCGACTTCCTGGTAGAACAGGTGCGGCAGCTTTGCTACTACAGTGGGCTAGGGCAGTTTTGGCGGGTCATGAGTCCGATGTTCCTGACGCTTTCGGATCGCTACGACCGGGGAGAAATCCAGACAATTGCCGATGTTGTGGCGCATGTCAAGCAGGGCTTAGTCGATGCAGCCGCACTGCCGATCACCTATGCGGTCAATATTGACGGAAAATCCTACGACCTGCTGCCAGCTTCCGCTGGGTTGACCTTTTTGCCCGATACCGCGCTGCCCTATGTGGAAGCGGTGTTTCTCCGGTCGTTTCCCTTCTTTGGCACGGTGTCTTACAACGCACAGGCGCACCAAATTTCAGCCAACCAGGCAGACTTTAACTATGGAGCGCTGTTTGCCGATCCGCTGCCCATTGGGGGTGGAGGCATTCCGCCCACGCTGCTGATGCAGGATATGCGCCATTTTCTGCCTGATTACTTGCACAAAATTTATCAGCAAGGGCTGCGCGGCGAAGATGACCTGCGGGTGAAGATCTGTCTCAGCTTCCAAAAATCAATGTTTTGCGTGACGACGGCAGCTATTTTGGGCACGCTACCGCATCCGCTAGATACAACCGATCTTGCCCAGCAACAGTCCAACCGGGCCTATCTCGAAGCCTGGGTGGAGCGCCTGTCGCCCTCGCGTTTGCCGCGCGTGCAGGAATACTTTAGTTTGGACTAA
- the hemE gene encoding uroporphyrinogen decarboxylase, with amino-acid sequence MTGSTQVPYLLRAARGEVLDRPPVWMMRQAGRYMKIYRDLRDKYPSFRERSETVDLAVEISLQPWRAFRPDGVILFSDILTPLPGIGIPFDIIESRGPIIDPPIRTQAQVDALHELDPEQHLSFVGKILRTLRQEVGNEAAVLGFVGAPWTLAAYSIEGKGSKDYTIIKSMAFTEPAILHQFLSKLADAIATYVCYQIENGAQVVQMFDSWAGHLSPQDYDQFALPYQQQVVRQVKAKYPDTPMILYINGSAGLLERMAQSGVDIVSVDWTVDMAEARRRLGPAVGVQGNIDPCALFGSQAFIRDRILDTIRKAGNQGHILNLGHGILPGTPEENAAFFFETAKQADKLLAIA; translated from the coding sequence ATGACAGGATCAACCCAAGTGCCATACTTGCTTCGGGCTGCGCGTGGAGAGGTGTTAGACCGCCCGCCCGTGTGGATGATGCGCCAGGCCGGGCGCTACATGAAGATTTATCGGGATTTGCGCGACAAATACCCCTCCTTCCGTGAGCGCTCGGAAACGGTTGACCTGGCGGTAGAAATTTCGCTCCAGCCCTGGCGAGCCTTTCGTCCCGATGGGGTGATTCTGTTTTCCGATATTCTCACGCCGCTGCCAGGAATTGGTATTCCCTTCGACATCATCGAAAGCCGTGGCCCCATCATCGATCCGCCCATTCGCACCCAGGCGCAAGTCGATGCACTTCATGAACTCGACCCCGAACAGCATCTCAGCTTCGTCGGCAAGATTCTGCGGACGCTGCGGCAGGAAGTGGGCAACGAAGCGGCAGTGCTGGGCTTCGTCGGCGCTCCCTGGACGCTGGCGGCCTATTCCATCGAAGGCAAAGGCTCGAAGGATTACACCATTATCAAGAGCATGGCGTTTACGGAGCCTGCGATTCTGCATCAGTTCTTGAGCAAGCTGGCAGATGCGATCGCCACCTACGTCTGCTATCAAATCGAAAACGGCGCACAGGTGGTACAGATGTTTGACTCTTGGGCGGGTCACCTTAGCCCGCAAGACTATGACCAGTTTGCCCTGCCCTACCAGCAGCAGGTTGTGCGCCAGGTGAAGGCCAAATATCCCGACACGCCGATGATTCTCTATATCAACGGCAGCGCCGGATTGCTGGAGCGCATGGCACAATCGGGCGTGGATATCGTCAGCGTAGATTGGACGGTAGACATGGCCGAAGCGCGTCGCCGCTTAGGGCCGGCCGTAGGGGTGCAGGGCAATATTGACCCGTGCGCGCTGTTTGGGTCGCAAGCCTTCATCCGCGATCGCATTCTCGACACCATCCGCAAAGCCGGAAATCAGGGGCATATTCTCAATCTGGGCCACGGCATCCTTCCGGGCACGCCCGAAGAAAACGCCGCTTTCTTCTTTGAAACCGCCAAGCAGGCCGACAAACTGCTGGCGATCGCCTAG
- a CDS encoding NADH-quinone oxidoreductase subunit M, which yields MLSVLIWFPVIGALIISFLPQAQAAERGRQVALVFATMVLAWTGVLVSQFDTSAAGFQFQESLTWIEQLGLSYKLGMDGLSLPLLVLNSLLVWLAIYSTDANLNRPRLWYCLMLLLEAGVAGAFLSENLLLFFLFYEVELIPLYLMVAIWGGARRGYAATKFLIYTALSGILILAAFFGLALLSGTGSFDYAALQNPALPIATQLVLLITLLIGFGIKIPIVPLHTWLPDTHVEAPTPASVLLAGVLLKLGTYGIVRFGLGLFPETWQVVAPWLAWLAVVNVLYGSFVAIAQTDMKKIVAYSSIGHMGYILLAAAAATPLSIAGAIAQMVSHGLISALLFFLVGVVYAKTGTRDVTVLRGLLTPERGLPLVGSLMIAGVMASAGIPGMVGFIAEYIIYRSSLLVFPIQTLLCMLGVGLTAVYFLNLINRVFFGRLPDALANLPAIYWKDRIPSIVVVVLVIFLGLQPNWMTRWSELTSLSLGTLDDRAIAAALAPRPLRRSVE from the coding sequence ATGCTGAGTGTTCTAATCTGGTTTCCGGTCATTGGTGCGCTGATCATCAGCTTCTTGCCCCAGGCGCAGGCAGCAGAGCGGGGTCGCCAGGTGGCGCTGGTGTTTGCAACGATGGTTCTGGCGTGGACTGGGGTGCTGGTCAGCCAGTTTGACACGAGTGCGGCTGGATTTCAGTTTCAGGAATCGCTGACGTGGATTGAGCAGCTTGGGCTGAGCTACAAGCTAGGGATGGATGGGCTGTCGCTGCCGCTGCTGGTGCTGAATAGCCTGCTGGTGTGGCTGGCAATCTACAGCACCGATGCGAATCTGAACCGTCCCCGGCTCTGGTACTGCCTGATGCTGCTGCTAGAAGCGGGCGTGGCGGGGGCGTTTTTGTCAGAAAACCTGCTGCTGTTCTTCCTGTTCTACGAGGTGGAACTGATTCCGCTTTATCTGATGGTGGCAATTTGGGGTGGTGCGCGGCGAGGCTATGCGGCAACCAAATTTCTGATTTACACTGCCCTGTCTGGAATCCTGATTTTGGCTGCTTTCTTCGGGCTGGCGCTGCTCAGTGGGACAGGCAGCTTTGACTATGCGGCGCTGCAAAACCCGGCGCTGCCGATTGCCACTCAGTTGGTGCTGCTGATTACGCTGCTGATTGGCTTCGGCATCAAGATTCCAATTGTGCCGCTGCATACCTGGCTGCCAGATACCCACGTCGAAGCGCCAACGCCAGCCTCGGTGCTGCTGGCGGGTGTGCTGCTGAAGCTGGGAACCTACGGAATTGTGCGCTTTGGGCTGGGGCTATTTCCTGAAACCTGGCAAGTCGTCGCACCGTGGCTGGCCTGGTTGGCGGTGGTGAATGTGCTGTATGGCTCCTTTGTGGCGATCGCCCAGACCGACATGAAGAAAATCGTCGCCTACAGTTCCATCGGGCACATGGGCTATATCCTGTTAGCCGCCGCCGCCGCCACGCCGCTGAGCATCGCCGGGGCGATCGCCCAAATGGTCAGCCACGGGCTAATTTCCGCGCTGCTGTTTTTCCTGGTGGGCGTGGTCTATGCCAAAACCGGGACGCGGGATGTGACGGTGCTGCGGGGCCTGCTGACCCCAGAGCGAGGTCTACCGCTGGTGGGTTCCCTAATGATTGCTGGGGTCATGGCCAGCGCGGGCATTCCCGGCATGGTGGGCTTTATTGCTGAGTACATCATCTACCGCAGCAGCCTGCTGGTCTTCCCCATCCAGACTCTGCTGTGTATGCTCGGCGTTGGGCTAACAGCCGTATACTTCCTGAATTTGATTAACCGCGTCTTCTTTGGACGGCTGCCGGATGCCCTAGCGAACCTGCCGGCCATCTACTGGAAAGACCGCATTCCTTCGATTGTGGTCGTCGTTTTGGTCATCTTCCTGGGGCTTCAGCCCAACTGGATGACCCGCTGGAGTGAACTCACCTCCCTGTCGCTGGGCACGCTAGACGACCGGGCGATCGCCGCTGCGCTGGCACCCCGCCCCCTCCGCCGAAGCGTTGAGTAA
- a CDS encoding NF041680 family putative transposase, protein MIFNELQQFRQTLYASLGNARDALFDLMDAVLVSACIVSFVRLSQSPVFRRQWSSTYEALRDSRLPRSKVLKLLVQQIPTQQQPLLAGDASRWNRPAARRLKDRTLSGRTGHAPIAGQNYSTLAWIAEDRGSWALPLRHERITSFETPASKAAFQLKQVTRQLAVRPLAIYDRGYGNASFVNQTAGIEADLLLRVTSNRCVYGAPPAYRGRGAPAKHGHKMKLNDPDTWSVPVETVEVDDPNWGRVRVSRWSAYHFRKSPKRAMEVLRVEVLETQSSTRRLAPLWLVWLGEQMPPLETLWLHYLRRFAIEHWYRFAKQRLYWTHPQFSSVSATEQWSSLMPLLSWQLWLARKDCTDHPLPWQAPQETLTPGRVAQAFAGILAAIGTPAPAPKPRGKSPGRGKGHKPTPRPCYPMVKKRASKRKTSEQSLNSPVATAA, encoded by the coding sequence ATGATTTTCAACGAACTTCAGCAATTTCGCCAAACGTTGTATGCCAGCTTGGGAAACGCCAGAGATGCCCTGTTTGATCTGATGGATGCCGTGTTAGTGAGTGCGTGCATCGTGTCGTTTGTGAGGCTATCGCAGAGTCCTGTCTTTCGTCGCCAGTGGTCGAGCACCTATGAAGCGTTGCGCGATAGCCGCCTACCCCGATCAAAGGTGCTGAAGCTGTTGGTGCAGCAGATACCGACTCAGCAGCAACCGTTGTTGGCAGGTGATGCGAGTCGGTGGAACCGTCCTGCTGCCAGGCGTTTGAAAGACCGCACCTTATCAGGCAGAACAGGACATGCCCCGATAGCCGGACAAAACTACAGTACCTTAGCCTGGATTGCTGAAGACAGGGGCAGTTGGGCATTACCATTGCGGCATGAGCGCATCACCAGCTTTGAAACACCCGCCAGTAAAGCGGCATTCCAACTCAAACAAGTGACTCGGCAGTTAGCGGTGCGTCCGTTGGCGATCTACGACCGAGGGTACGGCAATGCCAGTTTTGTCAACCAAACGGCAGGGATTGAGGCAGACTTGCTGCTGCGGGTTACATCCAATCGATGTGTCTATGGCGCGCCCCCAGCGTATCGAGGGCGAGGCGCACCTGCCAAGCATGGACATAAGATGAAACTCAATGACCCTGACACTTGGAGTGTCCCGGTCGAAACCGTTGAAGTCGATGATCCCAACTGGGGACGAGTGCGGGTCAGTCGTTGGAGTGCATACCATTTCCGCAAATCCCCCAAACGGGCAATGGAAGTGTTGCGCGTGGAGGTGCTGGAGACACAGAGCAGCACGCGACGCTTGGCTCCTTTGTGGTTAGTTTGGCTGGGTGAGCAGATGCCTCCGTTAGAAACCCTGTGGTTGCACTACCTCCGTCGCTTTGCCATTGAACACTGGTATCGCTTTGCCAAGCAGAGGCTATATTGGACACATCCCCAGTTCAGTTCTGTATCGGCAACCGAACAGTGGAGCAGCCTGATGCCGTTGCTCAGTTGGCAGTTGTGGTTAGCGCGAAAGGACTGTACTGACCACCCCTTGCCCTGGCAGGCACCGCAAGAAACGTTGACTCCGGGTCGGGTCGCACAAGCGTTTGCAGGCATTTTGGCAGCGATTGGCACCCCTGCTCCTGCGCCTAAACCTCGTGGTAAATCGCCAGGACGAGGCAAGGGGCACAAGCCAACTCCTCGTCCCTGCTATCCGATGGTCAAAAAACGAGCCTCGAAACGCAAGACATCCGAACAATCCCTGAACAGTCCGGTTGCAACAGCAGCTTAA
- a CDS encoding transposase, protein MGCSRTGHAPIAGQNYSTLAWIAEDRGSWALPLRHERITSFETPASKAAFQLKQVTRQLAVRPLAIYDRGYGNASFVNQTAGIEADLLLRVTSNRCVYGAPPAYRGRGAPAKHGHKMKLNDPDTWSVPVETVEVDDPNWGRVRVSRWSAYHFRKSPKRAMEVLRVEVLETQSSTRRLAPLWLVWLGEQMPPLETLWLHYLRRFAIEHWYRFAKQRLYWTHPQFSSVSATEQWSSLMPLLSWQLWLARKDCTDHPLPWQAPQETLTPGRVAQAFAGILAAIGTPAPAPKPRGKSPGRGKGHKPTPRPCYPMVKKRASKRKTSEQSLNSPVATAA, encoded by the coding sequence GTGGGATGCTCCCGAACAGGACATGCCCCGATAGCCGGACAAAACTACAGTACCTTAGCCTGGATTGCTGAAGACAGGGGCAGTTGGGCATTACCATTGCGGCATGAGCGCATCACCAGCTTTGAAACACCCGCCAGTAAAGCGGCATTCCAACTCAAACAAGTGACTCGGCAGTTAGCGGTGCGTCCGTTGGCGATCTACGACCGAGGGTACGGCAATGCCAGTTTTGTCAACCAAACGGCAGGGATTGAGGCAGACTTGCTGCTGCGGGTTACATCCAATCGATGTGTCTATGGCGCGCCCCCAGCGTATCGAGGGCGAGGCGCACCTGCCAAGCATGGACATAAGATGAAACTCAATGACCCTGACACTTGGAGTGTCCCGGTCGAAACCGTTGAAGTCGATGATCCCAACTGGGGACGAGTGCGGGTCAGTCGTTGGAGTGCATACCATTTCCGCAAATCCCCCAAACGGGCAATGGAAGTGTTGCGCGTGGAGGTGCTGGAGACACAGAGCAGCACGCGACGCTTGGCTCCTTTGTGGTTAGTTTGGCTGGGTGAGCAGATGCCTCCGTTAGAAACCCTGTGGTTGCACTACCTCCGTCGCTTTGCCATTGAACACTGGTATCGCTTTGCCAAGCAGAGGCTATATTGGACACATCCCCAGTTCAGTTCTGTATCGGCAACCGAACAGTGGAGCAGCCTGATGCCGTTGCTCAGTTGGCAGTTGTGGTTAGCGCGAAAGGACTGTACTGACCACCCCTTGCCCTGGCAGGCACCGCAAGAAACGTTGACTCCGGGTCGGGTCGCACAAGCGTTTGCAGGCATTTTGGCAGCGATTGGCACCCCTGCTCCTGCGCCTAAACCTCGTGGTAAATCGCCAGGACGAGGCAAGGGGCACAAGCCAACTCCTCGTCCCTGCTATCCGATGGTCAAAAAACGAGCCTCGAAACGCAAGACATCCGAACAATCCCTGAACAGTCCGGTTGCAACAGCAGCTTAA
- a CDS encoding EutN/CcmL family microcompartment protein, with translation MQIAKVCGTVVSTQKEPSLQGVKFLLLQFVDVEGNLLADYEVAADSVGAGLDEWVLVSRGSAARQTPGGESRPLDALVIGIIDTVSVENLMLYRKRDQDR, from the coding sequence ATGCAGATTGCCAAGGTTTGCGGTACGGTCGTTAGCACTCAAAAAGAGCCTAGCTTGCAGGGGGTCAAGTTTCTGTTGTTGCAGTTTGTCGATGTGGAGGGAAACCTCTTGGCAGACTATGAGGTGGCAGCAGACAGCGTAGGGGCCGGGCTAGATGAATGGGTCTTGGTCAGTCGAGGCAGTGCTGCGCGTCAGACCCCTGGCGGAGAGTCTCGTCCCCTGGATGCCCTAGTGATTGGCATTATTGATACCGTGAGCGTGGAGAATCTCATGCTTTATCGCAAGCGGGATCAAGATCGATGA
- a CDS encoding carbon dioxide-concentrating mechanism protein CcmK, translating into MAIAVGMVETLGFPAVVEAADAMVKAARVTLVGYEKIGSGRVTVIVRGDVSEVQASVAAGIENVKRVNGGQVLSTHIIARPHENLEYVLPIRYTEAVEAFRESVSGIRPVNRP; encoded by the coding sequence ATGGCAATTGCAGTTGGAATGGTAGAAACTCTGGGCTTTCCTGCCGTGGTCGAAGCGGCGGACGCAATGGTGAAAGCAGCACGGGTGACGCTAGTTGGCTATGAGAAAATCGGCAGTGGGCGGGTGACCGTGATTGTCCGTGGCGACGTGTCCGAAGTGCAAGCTTCCGTGGCAGCTGGGATTGAAAACGTGAAGCGAGTCAACGGCGGACAAGTGCTGTCCACTCACATTATTGCTCGTCCTCATGAAAACCTGGAGTACGTGCTGCCGATTCGCTATACCGAAGCCGTTGAAGCCTTCCGGGAAAGCGTCAGCGGGATTCGCCCCGTCAACCGTCCGTAG
- a CDS encoding ISKra4 family transposase (programmed frameshift) gives MTPEDQKRLETCTAEIAEILYRNSNREGLDSLEGIEQTVRRQMLEEVSPRVAPFFVNQKAYPARGRVRRLKSLVGVLEIRQSQAERLGVKAYSRLSGGLEKANLRLSANESFQDAEDDIVALTGMRVGHSTQQRLVGRQSFESAEAKQGVSEVSIDGGKVRLRDLLESDSPWRDYKAVRVEGIDYNAFFQDNDSLIDYLSAQRLLSPLVCLGDGHAGVWNLFAQLTTVETRWEILDWYHLKENLYKVGGSLKRLAAAEMLLWQGQVEAARALFADCRRKQARNFEAYLSTHRSRIVNYGFYQAEQLCSIGSGAVESAVKQIGRRLQISGARWNTASVNAMLSLRCAYLNGQLAS, from the exons ATGACACCTGAAGACCAAAAGCGATTGGAAACTTGTACAGCAGAGATCGCCGAGATTTTGTATCGCAATAGCAACCGAGAGGGGCTCGATAGTCTAGAAGGCATCGAGCAGACTGTACGACGGCAAATGCTAGAGGAGGTGAGCCCTCGAGTTGCCC CTTTTTTTGTCAACCAGAAAGCCTACCCCGCCCGAGGCCGGGTTCGCCGATTGAAGAGTTTAGTAGGGGTCCTTGAGATTCGTCAAAGTCAGGCAGAACGGTTAGGCGTAAAGGCTTACAGCCGTCTCAGTGGTGGCCTAGAGAAAGCCAACCTACGCTTAAGTGCCAACGAATCGTTTCAAGATGCAGAGGATGACATCGTAGCCCTGACCGGGATGCGGGTCGGGCACTCGACCCAACAACGTCTGGTGGGGCGTCAGTCGTTCGAGTCTGCCGAGGCTAAACAAGGCGTCAGTGAGGTCAGCATTGATGGCGGCAAAGTCCGTCTGCGTGACCTGCTAGAGTCCGATAGCCCGTGGCGAGACTACAAAGCGGTGCGGGTGGAGGGGATTGATTACAACGCCTTCTTCCAAGACAATGACAGCTTGATTGATTATCTCAGCGCTCAACGCTTGCTCTCCCCACTGGTCTGTCTGGGCGATGGTCACGCTGGGGTGTGGAATCTGTTTGCTCAACTCACCACCGTTGAGACCCGTTGGGAAATCCTCGATTGGTACCATCTCAAAGAAAACCTCTACAAAGTCGGTGGGTCGCTCAAGCGCTTAGCAGCGGCGGAAATGCTGTTATGGCAAGGTCAAGTGGAAGCCGCCAGGGCCCTCTTTGCCGACTGTCGGCGCAAGCAAGCCCGCAATTTTGAAGCCTATCTGAGCACCCATCGCTCTCGCATCGTGAATTATGGGTTCTACCAGGCTGAGCAACTCTGTTCTATTGGATCAGGAGCCGTAGAATCGGCTGTCAAACAGATTGGGCGACGCCTCCAAATTTCGGGTGCTCGCTGGAATACGGCCTCCGTTAATGCCATGTTGAGTCTGCGCTGTGCCTACCTCAATGGACAGCTCGCCAGTTGA